A genomic segment from Paralichthys olivaceus isolate ysfri-2021 chromosome 22, ASM2471397v2, whole genome shotgun sequence encodes:
- the usp12b gene encoding ubiquitin carboxyl-terminal hydrolase 12, producing the protein MEILMTVRKIASICTMGANASALEKEIGPEQFPVNEHYFGLVNFGNTCYCNSVLQALYFCRPFREKVLAYKVQPRRKESLLTCLSDLFNSIATQKKKVGVIPPKKFISRLRKENELFDNYMQQDAHEFLNYLLNTIADLLQEEKSQERQQNGKLVQNGGGGGSTGGGGGSEGGGEGEGGKETQQTWVHEIFQGTLTNETRCLNCEAVSSKDEDFLDLSVDVEQNTSITHCLRGFSNTETLCSEYKYYCEQCRSKQEAQKRMRVKKLPMILALHLKRFKYMDQLHRYTKLSYRVVFPLELRLFNTSGDATNPDRMYDLVAVVVHCGSGPNRGHYITIVKSHGFWLLFDDDIVEKIDAQAIEEFYGLTSDISKNSESGYILFYQSRD; encoded by the exons GGCGCCAATGCCTCAGCCTTGGAAAAGGAGATTGGACCGGAACAGTTTCCCGTTAATGAACACTACTTCGGATTGGTCAAT TTTGGCAACACCTGCTACTGTAACTCGGTGCTGCAGGCTCTGTATTTCTGTCGACCGTTCAGGGAGAAGGTGTTGGCGTACAAG gtgCAGCCGCGTCGTAAGGAGTCGCTCCTCACGTGTCTGTCCGACCTGTTCAACAGCATTGCCACGCAGAAGAAGAAAGTCGGAGTCATCCCGCCCAAGAAATTCATCTCGCGGCTGAGAAAAGAGAACG AGCTGTTTGACAACTACATGCAGCAGGACGCCCACGAATTCCTCAACTACCTCCTCAACACCATCGCAGACctcctccaggaggagaagagccAGGAGCGACAGCAGAATGGAAAGCTGGTGCAgaacggaggaggaggaggaagtacaggtggagggggaggaagtgagggaggaggtgaaggtgaaggagggaaggagacgCAGCAGACGTGGGTCCACGAGATCTTCCAGGGAACGCTGACCAACGAGACGCGGTGTCTCAACTGTGAAGCC GTCAGCAGTAAAGACGAGGACTTCCTGGATCTGTCGGTGGACGTGGAGCAGAACACGTCCATCACGCACTGTCTGAG GGGCTTCagcaacacagagacattatGTAGTGAATACAAGTACTACTGTGAGCAGTGTCGCAGTAAACAGGAAGCACAGAAGAG gaTGAGGGTGAAGAAGCTCCCGATGATCCTCGCCCTCCACCTGAAGCGCTTTAAATACATGGACCAGCTGCACCGCTACACCAAACTGTCCTATCGCGTCGTCTTCCCGCTGGAGCTCCGCCTCTTCAACACGTCAGGGGACGCCACCAACCCCGACCGCATGTACGACCTGGTGGCCGTCGTTGTACACTGTGGCAG TGGTCCCAACCGAGGACACTACATCACCATCGTCAAGAGCCACGGCTTCTGGCTGCTGTTCGATGACGACATCGTAGAG AAAATCGACGCACAGGCGATCGAGGAGTTCTACGGTCTGACATCGGACATTTCCAAGAACTCTGAGTCAGGATACATCCTGTTCTACCAGTCCAGAGACTGA